One region of Ahniella affigens genomic DNA includes:
- a CDS encoding tail fiber domain-containing protein gives MFRNCGNSIQPWVLAILSAMASPAFAIGNGFTYQGSLTDATIAATGTYDLQFTLQTTGGTNIGSPLIKDDVLVSAGVFSVELDFGPAIAGGDYQLQIGVRPGASSGAYTTLSPATKLLPTPQATFASSSQIAATVVNGAIGSAQINSTEVQARVTASCPSGQAIRVVNANGSVTCETAMTGPQGIQGIQGIQGPQGPIGPTGATGDTGPQGPAGSADAWSRVGNAGTNPATDFIGTTDNQPLQLRAFNNRVGRFEPRGTVSSWGDAPSVVLGSSANEVSNVGATVGGGGATRGINGALEPSYKNSAQGAFSTIGGGFGNTAGNSSTTIGGGTFNTTGGDSGTVGGGYVNRAHGGFSTVGGGFFNKAGGYGSTVSGGSVNCAGGDYSMASGKDAGVRPGNDSGDLSCAIGDSGDGDGDNGTYVWADDQGTAFNSTGPRQFLVRAQGGMAINTNTPVAGAALTVNGNAVVNAPGALSFGSQVRQMVNLWGTEYGIGVQAARQYYRTSVNGGFSWFEGGVHNDNTNNPGAGGTLRMALSNTGQLQTTTGTISTLSDLRLKDQVEDYSGALDQINALRAVRYHYKDAGKAAFQPKGHHLGFIAQEVQQVMPEWVSEGDDGYLMLSMRGFEAMAVRGMQELSADNEALRDQVDTLEARLAAIEKRLAD, from the coding sequence ATGTTTCGCAATTGCGGTAATTCGATTCAACCATGGGTCCTGGCGATTTTGTCCGCAATGGCCAGCCCGGCTTTCGCCATCGGCAACGGGTTCACGTACCAGGGTTCGCTGACCGATGCCACGATCGCCGCGACCGGCACGTATGACCTGCAGTTCACGCTGCAGACCACGGGCGGCACGAATATCGGCTCGCCACTGATCAAGGACGACGTGCTCGTCAGTGCCGGGGTGTTCAGTGTCGAACTGGATTTTGGGCCAGCAATCGCCGGCGGCGACTATCAACTGCAGATCGGCGTGCGCCCGGGTGCGTCCAGCGGTGCCTACACGACGCTGAGCCCGGCGACGAAACTCCTGCCGACACCCCAGGCGACCTTTGCTTCGTCGTCGCAGATTGCGGCGACTGTCGTCAATGGCGCGATCGGCAGCGCGCAGATCAACAGCACCGAAGTGCAGGCGCGCGTCACCGCCAGTTGCCCATCCGGACAAGCGATTCGTGTCGTCAATGCGAATGGTTCGGTGACTTGCGAAACGGCCATGACCGGTCCCCAAGGAATTCAGGGAATCCAGGGCATTCAAGGGCCGCAGGGTCCGATCGGTCCGACGGGCGCTACCGGCGATACCGGTCCGCAAGGGCCGGCTGGTTCTGCCGACGCTTGGAGTCGCGTCGGCAACGCGGGCACCAATCCGGCAACCGATTTCATCGGTACGACGGACAACCAGCCTTTGCAATTGCGTGCGTTCAACAATCGGGTCGGTCGATTCGAACCGCGCGGCACGGTCAGCTCATGGGGTGACGCGCCGAGCGTCGTGTTGGGTTCGTCGGCCAACGAAGTATCGAACGTCGGAGCAACGGTCGGTGGTGGTGGCGCCACCAGAGGCATCAATGGCGCTCTCGAACCTTCGTATAAGAATTCTGCGCAGGGCGCCTTTTCGACGATTGGTGGTGGCTTTGGAAATACGGCTGGGAATAGCTCAACCACCATCGGAGGAGGGACGTTCAACACCACAGGCGGTGACTCGGGAACCGTTGGCGGTGGTTATGTCAATCGAGCACATGGTGGCTTCAGCACCGTCGGCGGGGGATTCTTCAACAAGGCTGGTGGTTACGGCAGCACCGTCTCGGGGGGCAGCGTCAATTGTGCTGGCGGTGACTACAGCATGGCCAGTGGCAAGGACGCGGGCGTGCGTCCCGGAAACGACTCCGGCGACCTCTCCTGTGCGATCGGGGACTCGGGTGACGGCGATGGCGACAACGGCACATATGTTTGGGCAGACGATCAAGGCACCGCTTTCAACTCCACGGGACCACGCCAGTTTCTTGTTCGAGCCCAAGGCGGCATGGCGATCAACACGAATACACCGGTGGCTGGCGCCGCCCTGACCGTGAATGGCAACGCGGTGGTCAACGCGCCCGGCGCACTGAGCTTCGGCAGCCAGGTTCGCCAGATGGTCAACCTGTGGGGCACCGAGTACGGCATCGGCGTGCAGGCAGCAAGGCAGTACTACCGCACTTCAGTCAACGGCGGCTTCAGCTGGTTCGAAGGCGGTGTGCACAATGACAATACGAATAACCCGGGCGCCGGCGGCACACTCCGCATGGCGCTCTCCAACACCGGCCAACTGCAGACAACGACGGGCACGATCAGCACCTTGTCCGATTTGCGGTTGAAGGATCAAGTGGAAGACTATTCTGGAGCGCTGGATCAGATCAACGCGCTGCGCGCCGTTCGATATCACTACAAGGATGCCGGCAAGGCGGCGTTCCAGCCCAAGGGCCACCATCTTGGGTTCATCGCCCAGGAAGTGCAGCAGGTGATGCCGGAGTGGGTCAGTGAAGGGGACGATGGTTACCTGATGCTGTCGATGCGCGGTTTCGAAGCAATGGCCGTGCGTGGCATGCAGGAACTGAGTGCCGACAATGAAGCCCTGCGGGATCAGGTCGACACGCTGGAAGCGCGTCTTGCGGCAATCGAAAAGCGATTGGCGGATTGA
- a CDS encoding ECF-type sigma factor, with amino-acid sequence MSRDDRRTPEDSEALTNEALTDEPLRQSFLPAAYARLRAIAAGQRRALPVETLNTTALVNEGFLRMVSAGGGLDREHYYALFATVVRNALIDHIRNRQAQKRDAPEVSLIEAAQVALDTGNMERLMAIDEALTRMRVRHARLVQVVEMRFFAGFENQEIAEILGVTEKTVRRDWLQARAMLAEFLDDE; translated from the coding sequence TTGTCCCGAGACGATCGACGAACTCCGGAAGACTCCGAGGCACTGACCAACGAGGCACTGACCGACGAGCCGCTCCGGCAGTCCTTCCTGCCGGCGGCCTACGCCCGACTTCGCGCGATCGCCGCCGGCCAGCGACGCGCGCTGCCAGTCGAGACGCTGAACACGACGGCACTGGTGAACGAAGGATTCCTGCGGATGGTATCGGCGGGCGGCGGGCTGGACCGCGAGCACTACTATGCATTGTTCGCGACGGTCGTGCGCAATGCGCTGATCGATCACATCCGCAATCGTCAAGCACAGAAGCGAGACGCCCCCGAAGTCAGTCTGATCGAAGCCGCACAAGTGGCACTGGATACCGGCAACATGGAGCGATTGATGGCAATCGATGAGGCCCTGACGCGAATGCGCGTACGGCATGCGCGGCTCGTCCAGGTCGTCGAAATGCGTTTTTTTGCTGGCTTCGAGAATCAGGAAATCGCCGAGATCCTCGGCGTCACGGAAAAAACGGTGCGGCGCGACTGGTTGCAGGCGCGCGCGATGCTGGCGGAGTTTCTGGATGACGAATGA
- a CDS encoding protein kinase domain-containing protein — MTNDPSNNTSPTPLLNDIDALFDLLAEVDDHEQLTRLESLATAFSPEAIASVRKLLLGVSRHAEFFAQPAAASVLHDRSFNPGDGIGRWRVDSELGRGGQAVALAVSRQEGGFEQRAVLKMPLGDPPSPDAIRRLLRERQLLATLKHPGLPALIDGGVRENGTPFLVIERIDGVPIDRHVDERQSSLSERITLLRQVAEIVAYAHAQLILHRDIKPANILIEASGRVVLLDFGVAQSLKPQDTATSAGYTLAYAAPEQVRGERCSAATDVYGLAALGCRLLTGESPFPGLTATAQLRAVLEDTPTLPRHLDRDLIAILQRALRKEPSSRYASVAEFDAELQRWQANLPVLAHEGGRRYLFGKWLRRWRVAVAVALVLTVITGVALWQAQRANQFAAQAESERQTAVRELTRQELLQEHYASVFNRLLQSGTDIAPDTLIQVLGDIRVAAVFEDQRATQSVVLAVADLQLTRGDFAAAIKTLEPLAASLPELTALEQVGLAETSATALLRTGKLDDADAALARGEAVLAEVPESRLPLAKASLAVVRAQILRAQGKLSEALAMARIAADLVQNNTITSPVRVGQMLSNCALTAMYAGDLPLARTWGQRGLDILKSAGLADMGSYHTSEGNLATMDIVAGDPAKALTRFEAIEQNAPDNENATAREARRLLMARALVLMGQGDRALKMVEASSKAFCTLLGDDTPDCERARIAGADIANWLGDVPRASAFMNAVRQPDAPAIAANFNATKAMQQLNASPSAATVSAVDSMLTAQAASPGLGRRSAFRQRLAASERLFAAGHEALARQLMASLVADPALIDDVNGIDRVWMQLWQADHVGTLGDQQALVDELERLLGQDHASVRAWRARVVVAATT, encoded by the coding sequence ATGACGAATGACCCGTCGAACAACACGAGCCCCACCCCACTGCTGAACGACATCGACGCGCTGTTCGATCTGCTGGCCGAAGTCGATGATCATGAACAGCTGACGCGACTGGAATCGCTGGCGACCGCGTTCTCGCCCGAGGCGATCGCTTCGGTTCGGAAGTTGCTGCTGGGCGTGAGTCGTCATGCCGAGTTCTTTGCGCAACCGGCGGCGGCGAGTGTGCTGCATGACCGATCATTCAATCCCGGTGACGGGATTGGGCGCTGGCGCGTCGACAGCGAACTCGGCCGCGGTGGTCAAGCCGTGGCGCTTGCCGTCTCGCGTCAAGAAGGGGGATTCGAACAGCGTGCCGTGCTGAAAATGCCGCTCGGCGACCCGCCATCACCGGACGCGATTCGGCGATTGCTGCGCGAGCGCCAGTTGCTCGCAACCCTGAAACATCCCGGTTTGCCGGCATTGATCGACGGCGGCGTGCGTGAGAACGGCACGCCGTTTCTGGTGATCGAGCGGATCGATGGGGTACCGATCGATCGCCATGTCGACGAACGTCAATCGTCCTTGTCGGAACGGATCACGCTGTTGCGGCAAGTCGCAGAGATCGTCGCCTATGCGCACGCACAACTGATCCTGCATCGGGACATCAAGCCGGCAAACATCCTGATCGAAGCGAGCGGTCGTGTCGTGCTGCTCGATTTCGGCGTGGCGCAATCGTTGAAACCGCAAGACACGGCAACCAGCGCGGGTTATACGTTGGCTTATGCAGCGCCCGAGCAGGTGCGTGGCGAGCGCTGCTCGGCCGCAACGGACGTCTATGGCCTGGCAGCACTCGGCTGCCGCCTGCTCACCGGCGAGAGCCCGTTCCCGGGATTGACGGCGACGGCGCAACTGCGCGCGGTGCTGGAAGATACGCCAACGCTGCCGAGGCATCTCGATCGTGACCTGATTGCGATCCTGCAACGGGCGTTACGCAAGGAACCCTCATCGCGATACGCCAGCGTGGCCGAATTCGACGCCGAGCTGCAACGCTGGCAGGCGAATTTACCGGTACTGGCGCATGAAGGCGGCCGCCGGTATCTCTTCGGCAAATGGCTGCGGCGCTGGCGCGTCGCGGTTGCCGTCGCACTGGTGCTCACGGTGATCACGGGCGTGGCACTCTGGCAGGCGCAGCGCGCGAATCAATTTGCGGCACAAGCCGAAAGCGAGCGACAAACCGCTGTTCGCGAGTTGACTCGGCAAGAGCTGCTACAGGAACACTACGCCAGCGTGTTCAATCGACTGCTGCAGTCGGGAACTGACATTGCCCCTGACACATTGATTCAAGTGCTCGGCGACATCCGGGTTGCTGCGGTCTTTGAGGATCAACGAGCGACACAATCGGTCGTGCTTGCCGTTGCCGATCTCCAGCTGACTCGTGGCGATTTTGCTGCCGCCATCAAGACGCTGGAGCCTCTGGCGGCTTCACTGCCGGAATTGACTGCACTCGAACAAGTCGGTCTTGCCGAAACGTCGGCAACGGCATTACTGAGAACCGGAAAACTCGACGACGCCGACGCAGCGCTGGCCCGCGGCGAGGCCGTGTTGGCTGAGGTGCCGGAGTCCCGATTGCCGCTGGCCAAGGCCAGTCTCGCGGTCGTGCGCGCCCAGATTTTAAGAGCTCAGGGCAAATTGTCGGAAGCGCTGGCGATGGCACGCATCGCCGCAGATCTGGTGCAGAACAACACCATCACCAGTCCGGTTCGCGTCGGTCAGATGCTCAGCAACTGCGCGTTGACCGCCATGTACGCGGGCGACCTCCCTTTGGCTCGGACCTGGGGCCAACGCGGTCTGGACATCCTGAAATCGGCCGGACTCGCCGACATGGGCAGCTATCACACTTCGGAAGGCAATCTGGCGACGATGGATATCGTGGCGGGTGATCCGGCGAAGGCACTGACCCGATTCGAAGCGATCGAACAGAACGCCCCGGACAACGAGAATGCGACGGCGCGAGAGGCGCGTCGTCTGCTGATGGCCCGTGCCTTGGTCCTGATGGGGCAAGGTGATCGGGCGCTGAAGATGGTCGAAGCCAGCAGCAAGGCGTTCTGCACCTTGCTCGGCGACGACACGCCGGATTGCGAGCGCGCCCGGATTGCCGGTGCCGACATCGCAAACTGGTTGGGTGATGTGCCGCGGGCGTCGGCGTTCATGAACGCTGTCAGGCAGCCAGATGCCCCGGCAATTGCTGCCAACTTCAACGCCACAAAGGCGATGCAGCAATTGAACGCGTCGCCTTCCGCTGCCACGGTCTCTGCGGTGGATTCGATGCTCACCGCTCAAGCCGCATCGCCGGGCCTCGGCCGACGTAGCGCATTCCGGCAACGACTGGCGGCATCAGAACGCTTGTTCGCGGCCGGTCATGAGGCGCTCGCGCGACAACTAATGGCATCGTTGGTGGCGGACCCCGCTCTGATCGACGATGTGAATGGGATCGATCGGGTTTGGATGCAGTTGTGGCAGGCCGACCATGTAGGAACGCTCGGGGATCAACAAGCGCTCGTCGACGAGCTGGAGCGACTGTTGGGACAGGATCACGCCAGCGTGCGGGCTTGGCGCGCGCGTGTGGTGGTGGCGGCCACAACCTGA
- a CDS encoding MAC/perforin domain-containing protein has translation MKTSLPILPGMDAIGSTYDIFGRYANVLSCREKIFDFGEADGTYSHENVNYSYPKAAGLSLSNISRADYETVAGESRKQYVQSLNSTTKLAGNYSFFEGSLEFDFNSQQEQTEDAAFTTVRFLAQYWRMSLPPVVDRRLLTKQFLSDLEGSAALPPAAFFNRYGSHYVASLSVGGRADYNATISSSTFRSDTDLRTAAELSYKTINGSITAQEAAQYKEKIDLFMQNATANSSTEGGDPALAANVLQGSDAFNRWVKSVQSNPVMVDFDQDSLRPLWKLCQDQTRQDELERGFSNFAEYRLTYQMTNSLVPSGTDQGSNAHADLALFRPGGLANGYYWVGQFAQNKYGSPVPQAAILIVKPNRTGALAPPASFVKVWDDGGSDRPNDYSLWQPVPPTDYVALGCIGRLNVDNQNPPSGAEIDGFRCVHKSLVDSGGVLVEGQIWNDSGSGARTDGAVWSIAPANPNAAIRSGTFFATDSYAMPVGPITTLGCLRFDKCDAG, from the coding sequence ATGAAGACTTCCCTACCAATCCTCCCGGGCATGGATGCAATCGGCTCCACCTATGACATCTTTGGCCGGTACGCAAACGTTCTAAGCTGCCGCGAAAAGATCTTCGACTTTGGCGAAGCGGACGGAACCTATAGCCATGAAAACGTCAATTACAGCTACCCCAAGGCGGCAGGTTTGAGTCTCAGTAACATCAGCAGAGCAGACTATGAAACAGTCGCAGGAGAGAGCCGAAAACAGTACGTTCAGTCGCTGAACTCGACAACAAAGCTCGCTGGCAACTACAGCTTCTTCGAAGGCTCCCTGGAATTTGACTTCAATTCGCAACAGGAGCAAACAGAAGACGCGGCGTTCACCACCGTACGATTTCTTGCCCAGTACTGGCGAATGTCATTGCCGCCCGTTGTCGATCGGAGGTTGCTAACGAAACAATTCCTCTCAGACTTGGAAGGAAGTGCCGCGCTTCCACCGGCCGCCTTCTTCAATCGATATGGAAGCCACTACGTCGCCTCACTTTCTGTTGGCGGACGGGCCGACTACAACGCCACAATCAGTAGCTCAACGTTTCGCTCAGACACTGATTTGAGGACTGCAGCTGAACTCTCCTACAAGACGATCAACGGGTCGATAACTGCCCAGGAAGCAGCCCAGTACAAGGAGAAGATCGACCTGTTTATGCAAAATGCTACGGCGAATTCGTCCACAGAAGGCGGCGATCCTGCACTTGCCGCAAATGTGTTGCAAGGCTCAGATGCCTTCAATCGCTGGGTTAAGTCGGTGCAGAGCAATCCTGTAATGGTCGACTTTGATCAAGACAGCCTGCGTCCCCTTTGGAAGCTCTGCCAAGATCAGACTCGCCAAGACGAGTTGGAACGGGGCTTCTCGAATTTTGCCGAATACCGGCTGACCTATCAAATGACAAACAGCCTCGTTCCATCTGGAACCGATCAGGGCAGCAATGCCCATGCCGATCTCGCGCTGTTCAGACCTGGTGGGTTGGCGAATGGCTACTACTGGGTGGGTCAATTTGCCCAGAACAAGTACGGCAGTCCAGTTCCCCAGGCAGCAATTCTAATTGTAAAACCGAATCGCACTGGCGCACTGGCACCGCCCGCCTCGTTTGTAAAGGTCTGGGACGATGGTGGATCTGACCGGCCCAATGACTACTCGCTTTGGCAACCCGTGCCTCCGACAGACTACGTCGCGCTGGGCTGCATCGGGCGGCTGAATGTCGACAATCAGAATCCACCATCTGGCGCAGAGATCGATGGCTTTCGGTGTGTTCACAAATCATTGGTCGACAGTGGAGGTGTTCTCGTTGAAGGCCAGATCTGGAACGATTCTGGATCGGGTGCACGAACAGATGGCGCCGTTTGGTCTATTGCGCCGGCCAATCCCAATGCTGCAATTCGCAGTGGTACGTTTTTCGCTACCGACAGCTACGCAATGCCCGTTGGACCGATCACGACATTGGGCTGTCTGCGTTTCGACAAGTGCGATGCCGGCTGA